The Streptomyces sp. NBC_01689 genome includes a window with the following:
- a CDS encoding ATP-binding protein has protein sequence MDESSGGSGEGRPCAAPELETSLALDGDGSRIAEARHVAAAFLAKAGDECGIPVAADTVQIVQLIVSELVTNARKYAPGPALLHLRIAGPFLRVELWDSDPVLPAAKAPDASRVGQHGLEIVAALAHTVTMEQTPVGKRITAEVPLGPQRP, from the coding sequence ATGGACGAATCATCCGGGGGCTCCGGCGAGGGACGGCCCTGCGCCGCCCCGGAGTTGGAGACCTCCCTCGCGTTGGACGGCGACGGCTCCCGGATCGCCGAGGCCCGGCATGTCGCGGCCGCGTTCCTCGCGAAGGCGGGGGACGAGTGCGGGATACCGGTGGCGGCGGACACGGTGCAGATCGTGCAGCTCATCGTCAGCGAACTCGTCACCAACGCACGCAAGTACGCTCCCGGACCGGCTCTGCTGCACCTGCGCATCGCCGGTCCCTTCCTGCGGGTGGAGCTCTGGGACAGCGATCCCGTCCTGCCCGCCGCGAAGGCTCCGGACGCGTCCCGGGTCGGTCAGCACGGCCTGGAGATCGTCGCGGCCCTCGCCCACACCGTCACCATGGAACAGACGCCCGTCGGCAAGCGCATCACCGCCGAGGTCCCGCTCGGCCCGCAGCGCCCGTGA
- a CDS encoding PP2C family protein-serine/threonine phosphatase, whose translation MKDGDLELGELLAAAEAAPPGESVDVVAHDLRKRLGAERVSFLFVDLIGRRLVRLVATGGEAADDGGPIDLRGSVYDGVLRSQRQHVEPDGRGAQRVITPVSNRGDRIGVLEVTLPGADETVLRQVRDAAHALAYIIVTDGRFTDLYHLGRRTTETSLAAEIQHQLLPSAPCCEAAQFTLAAGLVPADDIGGDTYDYTLDRDTLHLSITDAMGHDTDSALLATLLVGALRRARRSGCDALEQARHAHEALLSHSRGLATGQLLCVDLETGLAELVNAGHPRPLRLRDGVVEEVKLLVNLPFGVAAPTDYRVQEMQLLPGDRLVLVTDGMQERGASAVDLASVVRDTRALHPREAVRSLTGAVLEACQDSLKDDATVLILDWFGRRTEADGLGSELLPGGAARPR comes from the coding sequence GTGAAGGATGGAGATCTGGAACTTGGCGAGCTGCTCGCCGCGGCGGAAGCGGCCCCGCCCGGCGAGTCCGTCGACGTGGTGGCGCACGACCTGCGGAAGCGGCTCGGCGCCGAACGGGTGTCCTTTCTGTTCGTGGACCTCATCGGCCGACGGCTGGTACGTCTCGTCGCGACCGGCGGTGAAGCCGCCGACGACGGCGGCCCGATCGACCTGCGGGGCAGCGTCTACGACGGGGTCCTGCGGAGCCAGCGTCAGCACGTGGAGCCGGACGGCCGGGGCGCGCAGCGCGTGATCACTCCGGTGAGCAACCGAGGTGACCGCATCGGTGTGCTGGAGGTGACCCTGCCGGGCGCCGACGAGACCGTGCTGCGACAGGTCCGCGACGCGGCACACGCGCTCGCGTACATCATCGTCACGGACGGCCGCTTCACCGACCTCTACCACCTGGGCCGCCGCACCACCGAGACCAGCCTGGCGGCGGAGATCCAGCATCAGCTGCTGCCTTCGGCCCCCTGCTGCGAGGCGGCCCAGTTCACCCTGGCCGCCGGGCTGGTCCCGGCCGACGACATCGGTGGCGACACCTACGACTACACGCTCGACCGCGACACCTTGCACCTGTCGATCACCGACGCCATGGGCCACGACACGGACTCCGCCCTGCTGGCCACCTTGCTGGTCGGCGCGTTGCGGCGGGCCCGGCGCAGCGGCTGCGACGCCCTGGAGCAGGCCAGACATGCCCACGAGGCCCTGTTGAGCCACAGTCGTGGCCTGGCCACCGGACAACTGCTCTGCGTCGACCTCGAAACCGGGCTGGCCGAACTGGTCAACGCGGGCCACCCCCGGCCGCTGCGGCTGCGCGACGGCGTCGTCGAAGAGGTCAAACTCCTCGTCAATCTGCCCTTCGGCGTCGCCGCGCCCACCGACTACCGTGTGCAGGAGATGCAGTTGCTCCCCGGGGACCGTCTGGTGCTGGTCACCGACGGGATGCAGGAGCGGGGTGCCTCGGCTGTCGACCTGGCTTCGGTCGTCCGGGACACGCGCGCGCTGCACCCGCGGGAAGCCGTCCGGAGCCTCACCGGGGCGGTGCTGGAAGCCTGTCAGGACAGTCTCAAGGACGACGCGACGGTCCTGATACTGGACTGGTTCGGCCGTCGCACCGAGGCGGACGGTCTCGGGTCCGAGCTGCTGCCAGGAGGCGCGGCCCGTCCCCGGTGA
- a CDS encoding universal stress protein has protein sequence MFQRILVAVDPSPTRLSAVRLAGDLARLTDAQVRVVHVAASAATLAAVVPLEDDAQAKAIVDESLAALRDKGVKADAALVHALTTQIATAISEAAEEFAADLIVLNPHHRGSVEALFNPRVSDAVAHASRTAVLLAPEDGTEA, from the coding sequence ATGTTCCAGCGCATCCTGGTCGCCGTCGATCCCAGCCCCACCCGGCTCTCCGCCGTACGCCTGGCCGGTGACCTGGCCCGGCTGACGGACGCCCAGGTCCGGGTCGTGCACGTCGCGGCCTCCGCGGCGACCCTCGCGGCCGTCGTCCCGCTCGAGGACGACGCCCAGGCGAAGGCGATCGTCGACGAGTCCCTGGCCGCCCTGCGCGACAAGGGGGTCAAGGCGGACGCCGCTCTCGTCCACGCACTGACCACCCAGATCGCCACCGCCATCTCCGAGGCGGCGGAGGAGTTCGCCGCCGACCTCATCGTGCTGAACCCCCATCACCGCGGATCCGTCGAAGCCCTCTTCAACCCCCGCGTCAGCGACGCCGTCGCGCACGCGAGCCGGACCGCCGTGCTGCTCGCCCCGGAGGACGGCACCGAGGCCTGA
- a CDS encoding AraC family transcriptional regulator produces the protein MYLDELRTLLDRHVRPDWTTAIDGVLISKVERSDPPAPSMSGTVLAVIAQGAKRLALGDRMFEYRAGQYLVASVDLPVTGQFVGASPERPALGFGLTLDPSAVAELLLQAGSADAPRSGGGALPGIAVSDAPDPLLDAVVRLLRLLDEPRDRTVLAPMVKREILWRLITGEQGGIVRQLGLADSSLSHVARAVRWIREHYAQPFRVEDVAQLSGMSVSAFYRNFQAVTAMSPIRFQKQIRLQEARLLLAVHPHDITGVGHRVGYDSPSQFSREYRRQFGAPPSQDAARLHHSAGTTAGVLP, from the coding sequence ATGTACCTCGACGAGCTCCGAACCCTGCTGGACCGGCATGTGCGGCCCGACTGGACCACGGCCATCGACGGTGTCCTCATCTCGAAGGTCGAGCGGTCCGACCCGCCGGCACCCTCGATGTCCGGCACGGTGCTGGCGGTCATCGCCCAGGGCGCCAAGCGCCTCGCGCTGGGGGACCGGATGTTCGAGTACCGGGCCGGGCAGTACCTCGTCGCGTCGGTGGACCTGCCGGTCACCGGTCAGTTCGTCGGGGCCTCCCCGGAACGTCCGGCACTGGGGTTCGGCCTGACGCTGGATCCGTCCGCCGTCGCCGAACTGCTGCTGCAGGCAGGGTCGGCGGACGCGCCCCGCTCCGGCGGGGGCGCCCTGCCGGGCATCGCCGTCAGCGACGCCCCGGACCCGCTGCTCGACGCGGTGGTCCGGCTGCTGCGCCTGCTCGACGAGCCGCGTGACCGTACGGTGCTCGCCCCGATGGTCAAGCGCGAGATCCTGTGGCGCCTCATCACCGGCGAGCAGGGCGGCATCGTGCGCCAACTCGGGCTCGCCGACAGCAGTCTCAGCCACGTCGCGCGGGCCGTACGCTGGATCCGCGAACACTACGCGCAGCCGTTCCGGGTCGAGGACGTGGCCCAGCTGTCGGGGATGAGCGTCTCCGCGTTCTACCGCAACTTCCAGGCGGTGACCGCGATGAGCCCCATCCGGTTCCAGAAGCAGATCAGGCTGCAGGAGGCCCGGCTGCTGCTGGCCGTCCATCCCCACGACATCACCGGGGTCGGCCATCGCGTCGGGTACGACAGCCCGTCACAGTTCAGCCGGGAATACCGCCGCCAGTTCGGTGCTCCCCCGAGCCAGGACGCCGCCCGTCTGCATCACAGCGCGGGCACCACCGCGGGTGTCCTCCCCTGA
- a CDS encoding MFS transporter, whose translation MERQLRAARLATVAYFVLNGFLLGMWIVHIPSVEQRVGIGHATLGWLLLLLGAGAFAGMQAVGPLADRFGARKVVPLSAALCSAMVALPGLAGNVWSLGAALLALGVGNGCLDVSMNAHAVQVEHAYGRPVMSAFHATFSVGGVLAALLGARTLSWGWSPAATLLTVAALGLVVSALAAPALLPSGREPAAGSAQAAPSPGRRTPRHIWMLAALALMIMLCEGVANDWSTLHLRRVLDAPPATAALAYGAFATAMTVGRLLADRVAGRFGPVAVLRYGASAAAVGLTAAALSDRVPVALVGWAVFGVGLSGCVPQLFSAAGHADRDAAGANVSRVAGLGYLGMLAGPAVIGPLAGLVPLNVTFFLPVAFCAVAACTAGILRPRPGASALVEADAM comes from the coding sequence ATGGAAAGACAACTGCGGGCCGCCCGGCTGGCCACCGTCGCCTACTTCGTCCTCAACGGCTTCCTCCTGGGCATGTGGATCGTGCACATCCCCAGCGTCGAACAGCGTGTCGGCATCGGCCACGCCACCCTGGGGTGGCTCCTGCTGCTGCTCGGCGCGGGAGCCTTCGCGGGCATGCAGGCCGTCGGACCACTGGCCGACCGGTTCGGGGCCCGTAAGGTCGTGCCGCTCAGCGCGGCCCTGTGCAGCGCCATGGTCGCCCTGCCGGGCCTCGCGGGGAACGTCTGGTCCCTCGGCGCCGCGCTGCTGGCGCTCGGCGTCGGCAACGGCTGTCTCGACGTGAGCATGAACGCCCACGCCGTCCAGGTGGAGCATGCGTACGGACGCCCGGTCATGTCCGCCTTCCACGCCACCTTCTCCGTCGGCGGGGTCCTCGCGGCGCTGCTCGGCGCCCGCACGCTCAGCTGGGGCTGGAGCCCCGCCGCCACGCTCCTCACGGTCGCGGCCCTGGGCCTGGTGGTCTCCGCGCTCGCCGCCCCGGCACTGCTCCCGTCCGGCCGCGAGCCGGCCGCGGGGTCCGCGCAGGCCGCCCCGAGCCCGGGGCGCCGGACTCCCCGGCACATCTGGATGCTGGCGGCGCTGGCACTGATGATCATGCTGTGCGAAGGCGTGGCGAACGACTGGAGCACGCTCCACCTCCGCCGGGTCCTCGACGCGCCCCCGGCCACCGCCGCCCTCGCGTACGGCGCCTTCGCCACCGCGATGACGGTCGGACGTCTGCTCGCCGACCGGGTCGCCGGGCGCTTCGGCCCCGTCGCCGTCCTGCGGTACGGAGCGTCCGCCGCGGCCGTCGGGCTCACCGCGGCCGCGCTCTCCGACCGGGTCCCGGTGGCACTCGTCGGCTGGGCCGTGTTCGGGGTCGGGCTGTCGGGCTGCGTGCCCCAGCTCTTCAGCGCGGCGGGCCACGCGGACCGGGACGCCGCCGGAGCGAACGTGTCGCGGGTCGCGGGCCTCGGTTACCTCGGCATGCTCGCCGGTCCCGCCGTCATCGGACCGCTGGCCGGGCTCGTCCCGCTGAACGTCACCTTCTTCCTCCCGGTGGCCTTCTGCGCGGTCGCGGCCTGCACGGCGGGCATCCTGCGTCCGCGCCCCGGAGCGTCCGCGCTCGTCGAAGCCGACGCGATGTGA
- a CDS encoding DeoR/GlpR family DNA-binding transcription regulator — MATDRLRQITEAVREAGRAGVAELAELTGASEMTIRRDLEVLAAQGVLERYRGGARSLLLRGDEPPFALRSQDGLEAKRRIATEAARLIADGESVVVDSGTTCLEVARALKDRRLTVMPLSLHAVNALTDGPQLTLLVPGGRPRQGELALTGPLTEASLSALRFDTAVIGCCGLTAEDGLTAYDLDDAAVKRAAMASARRVIAVTEGSKLSRTALAHVAPASTLHAVVTDQDAPEDQIDALTAQGVTVRQV; from the coding sequence ATGGCTACTGACCGACTGAGGCAGATCACCGAGGCCGTGCGTGAGGCGGGTCGAGCGGGCGTCGCGGAACTGGCCGAGCTGACCGGCGCATCGGAGATGACGATCCGTCGCGACCTGGAGGTCCTGGCAGCACAGGGCGTGCTGGAGCGCTACCGCGGCGGTGCGCGCAGTCTGCTGCTGCGCGGCGACGAACCGCCGTTCGCGCTCCGCTCCCAGGACGGACTGGAGGCCAAGCGGCGGATCGCCACCGAGGCCGCCCGGCTGATCGCGGACGGCGAGTCCGTGGTGGTCGACAGCGGTACGACCTGCCTGGAGGTGGCCCGCGCCCTCAAGGACCGGCGGCTCACGGTGATGCCCCTGTCGTTGCACGCGGTCAACGCGCTGACGGACGGCCCCCAGTTGACCCTGCTCGTGCCGGGCGGCAGGCCGCGGCAGGGAGAGCTGGCGCTCACCGGCCCGCTGACGGAGGCGTCACTGTCGGCCCTCCGCTTCGACACCGCCGTCATCGGATGCTGCGGGCTGACCGCCGAGGACGGCCTGACCGCCTACGACCTGGACGACGCCGCCGTCAAGCGTGCCGCGATGGCCTCCGCACGGCGTGTCATCGCCGTGACCGAGGGATCGAAACTGTCCCGCACCGCCCTGGCCCACGTCGCGCCGGCCTCGACCCTGCACGCGGTCGTCACCGACCAGGACGCCCCCGAGGACCAGATCGACGCCCTGACCGCACAAGGCGTGACGGTACGTCAGGTGTGA
- a CDS encoding putative quinol monooxygenase, with amino-acid sequence MNAPYGFSATLTAKPGTGGELTDLLLTGLSDGNPGASEYCVVYLVCRSASDPDVVHVTEGWTSEEDHHRIFAGEAAQAIVRRIEGMLAQEPEYTDHVPVRGKAAF; translated from the coding sequence ATGAACGCCCCCTACGGATTCAGCGCCACCCTGACCGCGAAGCCGGGAACGGGTGGGGAGCTGACCGACCTCCTGCTGACCGGCCTGAGTGACGGCAACCCCGGCGCGAGCGAGTACTGCGTCGTCTACCTCGTCTGTCGTTCCGCGTCCGACCCCGATGTCGTCCATGTCACGGAGGGCTGGACCAGCGAGGAGGACCACCACCGGATCTTCGCGGGCGAGGCGGCGCAGGCCATCGTGCGCCGGATCGAGGGGATGCTGGCCCAGGAGCCCGAGTACACCGACCACGTACCGGTCCGTGGCAAGGCCGCCTTCTGA
- a CDS encoding alpha/beta hydrolase, with protein MTSVRPALDPELRALLADMPLMTHLDDELLAQLRQLPSAPVEALLEGRRIDHREITVDGEGGARITLSVFSPSGADAAAGAARDRPAAGAPCVLWMHGGGMVMGDRFSQIDIPLEWLDRFGAVVVSVEYRLAPEAGGTTPVGDCYRSLLWVEEHAEELGVDRSRIVVAGVSAGGGLAAGVTLMARDRGVPAVAAQMLVCPMLDHRNDTASSHQYSGGPGVWTREMNEFGWRSLLGGLPGAEVPGHVSPAVAEDLSGLPTTYVDAGSAEVFRDEVVTYATRIWESGGQAELHVWAGGCHGFDALSPRAHVSAEARRTRDGWLARVLSPVE; from the coding sequence GTGACCTCCGTACGACCGGCTCTGGACCCCGAACTGCGGGCACTGCTCGCCGACATGCCGCTCATGACCCACCTCGACGACGAACTGCTCGCCCAGCTACGGCAGTTGCCGTCGGCGCCGGTCGAAGCCCTCCTCGAAGGACGCCGGATCGACCATCGCGAGATCACCGTGGACGGAGAGGGCGGTGCACGGATCACCCTGTCGGTCTTCAGCCCGTCCGGTGCCGACGCTGCCGCCGGTGCGGCCCGTGACCGGCCGGCCGCGGGGGCGCCCTGTGTCCTGTGGATGCACGGCGGCGGGATGGTCATGGGAGACCGCTTCTCACAGATCGACATACCGCTGGAGTGGCTCGACCGGTTCGGCGCCGTCGTCGTCTCCGTGGAGTACCGGCTGGCACCCGAAGCCGGCGGCACGACGCCGGTCGGCGACTGCTACCGGAGCCTCCTGTGGGTCGAGGAGCACGCCGAGGAACTGGGCGTCGACCGCTCCCGCATCGTGGTGGCGGGCGTCAGTGCCGGAGGCGGACTCGCGGCGGGCGTCACACTGATGGCACGCGACCGGGGCGTCCCGGCGGTCGCCGCCCAGATGCTCGTCTGTCCCATGCTCGACCATCGCAACGACACCGCGTCGAGTCACCAGTACTCTGGTGGCCCCGGTGTCTGGACGCGTGAGATGAACGAGTTCGGCTGGCGCTCGCTCCTCGGCGGACTCCCCGGCGCGGAGGTCCCGGGCCATGTCTCACCCGCGGTGGCCGAGGACCTGTCCGGGCTCCCGACCACCTACGTCGACGCCGGTTCGGCCGAGGTGTTCCGCGACGAGGTCGTCACCTACGCGACCCGGATCTGGGAGTCCGGCGGCCAGGCGGAGCTGCACGTCTGGGCGGGCGGCTGCCACGGGTTCGACGCGCTGTCTCCGCGGGCGCACGTCTCGGCCGAAGCGCGCCGGACACGCGACGGCTGGCTGGCCCGGGTCCTGTCGCCGGTCGAGTGA
- a CDS encoding GNAT family N-acetyltransferase, giving the protein MTFQVDRETPPARNPRFVKLTRAAMTALSDGDLSRAGAEAGIALTPYFVTEEARGLWRLRTEQVTADPGSAEWITRAVVAEPEGKVIGYAGYHGPPDDAGMVEIGYSVDPEYRRQGFARAILSGLLRRAAAEPAVRTARVSISPDNVASLATIAGFGFVKTGEQWDEEDGLETVFEVPA; this is encoded by the coding sequence ATGACCTTTCAAGTGGACCGTGAGACGCCCCCCGCGAGGAACCCGCGCTTCGTGAAGTTGACGCGCGCGGCCATGACCGCGCTGTCGGACGGTGATCTCTCGCGGGCCGGCGCGGAAGCGGGGATCGCCCTCACCCCGTATTTCGTGACGGAAGAGGCGCGCGGGCTCTGGAGGCTGCGGACCGAGCAGGTGACCGCGGACCCGGGCAGCGCGGAGTGGATCACGCGGGCCGTGGTCGCCGAACCGGAAGGAAAGGTGATCGGGTACGCGGGCTACCACGGGCCGCCGGACGACGCGGGCATGGTGGAGATCGGGTACTCCGTGGATCCCGAGTACCGGCGCCAGGGCTTCGCCCGGGCCATCCTGTCGGGGCTGTTGCGCCGTGCCGCCGCCGAACCCGCCGTCAGGACGGCGCGGGTGTCGATCAGCCCGGACAACGTCGCGTCCCTCGCCACCATCGCCGGATTCGGTTTCGTGAAGACCGGAGAACAGTGGGACGAAGAGGACGGTCTCGAAACGGTCTTCGAGGTCCCCGCCTGA
- a CDS encoding GNAT family N-acetyltransferase — protein sequence MDDLGPVTWPPEPIRTERLVLRGSEPRDRPPFVELLASPEVHTFLGGPPPRAEVERRTAEVPERWPGSFVVELDGAMIGQILLRRATGHRRPAAAGRADLGYLFLPKAWGRGYAAEACRAALDWFARALPAQPVVLTTQTANIGSMRLAARLGFTEVERFEAWGAEQWLGMRSPVAPSG from the coding sequence ATGGATGATCTGGGACCCGTGACGTGGCCGCCCGAACCGATCAGGACCGAGAGGCTCGTGCTGCGAGGGTCCGAGCCCCGGGACCGCCCGCCGTTCGTCGAACTCCTCGCCTCGCCGGAGGTGCACACCTTCCTCGGCGGCCCTCCACCGCGGGCCGAGGTCGAGCGGCGGACGGCCGAGGTGCCCGAGCGGTGGCCCGGGAGCTTCGTCGTCGAACTCGACGGTGCGATGATCGGCCAGATCCTGCTCAGGAGGGCGACGGGGCACCGGCGCCCGGCTGCCGCGGGCAGGGCCGACCTCGGTTATCTGTTCCTGCCGAAGGCGTGGGGACGCGGGTACGCGGCCGAGGCGTGCAGGGCGGCACTGGACTGGTTCGCCCGTGCGCTTCCCGCCCAGCCGGTGGTGCTCACCACCCAGACCGCCAACATCGGCTCGATGCGGCTGGCCGCGAGGCTTGGGTTCACCGAGGTGGAACGGTTCGAGGCCTGGGGCGCCGAGCAGTGGCTCGGCATGCGGTCCCCGGTCGCGCCGTCCGGCTGA